Proteins encoded by one window of Gemmatimonadota bacterium:
- a CDS encoding metal-sulfur cluster assembly factor → MVTEQEVRKALRRVKDPELDLDIVLLGLVYGIEVEGERVHVTMSLTSPMCPAGGQMVEDAKREVEALEGVSAADVELTFTPRWTPDRIDPLIRSSLGI, encoded by the coding sequence ATGGTTACCGAACAGGAAGTCAGGAAGGCGTTGCGGCGGGTCAAGGATCCCGAACTCGATCTCGACATCGTGCTCCTCGGCCTGGTGTATGGCATTGAGGTGGAGGGCGAGCGGGTACACGTGACCATGTCGCTGACGTCGCCCATGTGCCCGGCCGGCGGGCAGATGGTGGAAGACGCGAAGCGTGAGGTGGAGGCGCTCGAGGGGGTGAGCGCCGCGGACGTCGAGTTGACGTTCACGCCCAGGTGGACGCCGGACCGCATCGATCCGCTCATCCGCTCCTCGCTAGGGATCTAG